One genomic region from Rattus norvegicus strain BN/NHsdMcwi chromosome 10, GRCr8, whole genome shotgun sequence encodes:
- the Tvp23b gene encoding Golgi apparatus membrane protein TVP23 homolog B isoform X1: MLSQDSNDDTEDVSLFDAEEETTSRPRKSRIRHPVASFFHLFFRVSAVVVYLLCELLSSSFIACMVTIILLLSCDFWAVKNVTGRLMVGLRWWNHIDEDGKSHWVFESRKSTPQDSKTISEAESRIFWLGLIACPVLWVIFAFSALFSFRVKWLNAGDGQTS, translated from the exons ATGTTGTCGCAG GACAGTAATGACGACACTGAAGATGTCTCACTGTTTGATGCAGAAGAGGAGACAACCAGTAGACCAAGAAAATCCAGAATCAG ACACCCGGTGGCGTCCTTCTTCCACCTGTTCTTCCGAGTCAGCGCGGTGGTGGTCTATCTCCTCTGCGAGCTGCTCAGCAGCAGCTTTATTGCCTGCATGGTGACAATCATCCTGCTGCTGTCATGTGACTTTTGGGCAGTGAAG AATGTCACCGGTAGACTAATGGTCGGCCTACGTTGGTGGAATCATATCGACGAGGATGGAAAGAGCCACTGGGTGTTTGAGTCCAGAAAG TCAACTCCTCAAGACAGCAAAACCATTTCCGAGGCCGAGTCGAGAATCTTTTGGTTAGGACTCATCGCCTGCCCAGTCCTGTGGGTGATCTTTGCCTTTAGTGCCCTCTTTTCCTTCAGAGTGAAGTGGCTG AACGCTGGAGATGGTCAGACTTCATGA
- the Tvp23b gene encoding Golgi apparatus membrane protein TVP23 homolog B, translating to MLSQDSNDDTEDVSLFDAEEETTSRPRKSRIRHPVASFFHLFFRVSAVVVYLLCELLSSSFIACMVTIILLLSCDFWAVKNVTGRLMVGLRWWNHIDEDGKSHWVFESRKSTPQDSKTISEAESRIFWLGLIACPVLWVIFAFSALFSFRVKWLAVVIMGVVLQGANLYGYVRCKVGSKKNLTSMATSYLGKQFLRQNAGDGQTS from the exons ATGTTGTCGCAG GACAGTAATGACGACACTGAAGATGTCTCACTGTTTGATGCAGAAGAGGAGACAACCAGTAGACCAAGAAAATCCAGAATCAG ACACCCGGTGGCGTCCTTCTTCCACCTGTTCTTCCGAGTCAGCGCGGTGGTGGTCTATCTCCTCTGCGAGCTGCTCAGCAGCAGCTTTATTGCCTGCATGGTGACAATCATCCTGCTGCTGTCATGTGACTTTTGGGCAGTGAAG AATGTCACCGGTAGACTAATGGTCGGCCTACGTTGGTGGAATCATATCGACGAGGATGGAAAGAGCCACTGGGTGTTTGAGTCCAGAAAG TCAACTCCTCAAGACAGCAAAACCATTTCCGAGGCCGAGTCGAGAATCTTTTGGTTAGGACTCATCGCCTGCCCAGTCCTGTGGGTGATCTTTGCCTTTAGTGCCCTCTTTTCCTTCAGAGTGAAGTGGCTG GCTGTGGTGATCATGGGTGTGGTGCTGCAAGGTGCCAACCTATATGGTTATGTCCGGTGTAAAGTGGGCAGCAAGAAGAACTTAACCAGCATGGCTACGTCCTATCTTGGAAAGCAGTTTCTAAGACAA AACGCTGGAGATGGTCAGACTTCATGA
- the Tvp23b gene encoding Golgi apparatus membrane protein TVP23 homolog B isoform X2: MVTIILLLSCDFWAVKNVTGRLMVGLRWWNHIDEDGKSHWVFESRKSTPQDSKTISEAESRIFWLGLIACPVLWVIFAFSALFSFRVKWLAVVIMGVVLQGANLYGYVRCKVGSKKNLTSMATSYLGKQFLRQNAGDGQTS, encoded by the exons ATGGTGACAATCATCCTGCTGCTGTCATGTGACTTTTGGGCAGTGAAG AATGTCACCGGTAGACTAATGGTCGGCCTACGTTGGTGGAATCATATCGACGAGGATGGAAAGAGCCACTGGGTGTTTGAGTCCAGAAAG TCAACTCCTCAAGACAGCAAAACCATTTCCGAGGCCGAGTCGAGAATCTTTTGGTTAGGACTCATCGCCTGCCCAGTCCTGTGGGTGATCTTTGCCTTTAGTGCCCTCTTTTCCTTCAGAGTGAAGTGGCTG GCTGTGGTGATCATGGGTGTGGTGCTGCAAGGTGCCAACCTATATGGTTATGTCCGGTGTAAAGTGGGCAGCAAGAAGAACTTAACCAGCATGGCTACGTCCTATCTTGGAAAGCAGTTTCTAAGACAA AACGCTGGAGATGGTCAGACTTCATGA